A section of the Babesia microti strain RI chromosome I, complete genome genome encodes:
- a CDS encoding ER membrane protein complex subunit 2-B (overlaps_old_locusTagID:BBM_I03295), translated as MKSYLAKIGFDFLSKLMPIDKFIQLFNRANEYLESLDDQFYHSNIGSHILELYDNNDREEILHLAPQLLDKILSPNDREVLIEILINSSVVYGRHEFIKQLLSQLGRVDEKKAKIYKAKYYQAKGDYETAFKLMTGILIRYPTDIIIRKQTLATLKNRIPIDEYIDLINRHLCEFPLDTESWQELGELYISSGKINEAIYCYNEVILHEPNNIFYIITIADLNYTIARFPLSYKYYSAAVTLNCMCTRALWGLVLVYTRIVRNSKDVIENTEDPQHKFSDVHVKVARKALQLLRGIYIKSRSYAAVRALNRLWNEWDAKQPVCY; from the exons ATGAAATCATACCTAGCAAAAATAGGGTTTGATTTCCTCAGTAAATTAATGCCcattgacaaatttatccagtTATTTAATCGTGCAAACGAGTATTTGGAATCATTAGATGATCAGTTTTACCACTCCAATATTGGCAGTCATATATTAGAATTGTACGACAACAATGATAGGGAGGAGATTCTACATTTAGCGCCTCAACTTTTGGATAAAATACTGTCTCCTAATGACA GGGAAGTActtattgaaattttgattaattCATCTGTGGTATATGGGAGGcatgaatttattaaa cAATTGCTGTCGCAACTAGGCCGAGTGGACGAAAAGAAGGCAAAGATCTACAAGGCAAAATACTACCAGGCCAAAGGAGATTATGAAACGGCCTTCAAGCTTATGACTGGAATCCTCATACGATATCCAACCGATATAATTATCAGGAAACAAACACTAGCTACACTTAAAAATAGA ATACCTATAGATGAATATATAGATTTAATCAATCGACATCTCTGTGAATTCCCCTTAGATACGGAGAGTTGGCAGGAATTGGGCGAATTATACATCTCATCTGGTAAAATCAATGAGGCAATTTACTGCTACAATGAAGTCATACTCCATGAACCAAATAACATTttctatataattacaatcgCAGAT TTAAACTATACAATTGCTAGGTTTCCATTGAGCTACAAATACTATTCCGCGGCCGTAACATTGAATTGTATGTGCACTCGTGCCCTTTGGGGCCTCGTGTTGGTGTATACAAGGATTGTTAGGAATTCCAAAGATGTGATTGAAAATACAGAAGATCCCCAACACAAATTCTCAGATGTACATGTTAAGGTGGCTAGAAAGGCCTTGCAATTGTTGCGTGGTATCTACATAAAGTCCAGATCTTACGCAGCCGTTAGAGCCCTTAATCGTTTGTGGAATGAGTGGGATGCTAAGCAACCTGTGTGTTactaa
- a CDS encoding conserved Plasmodium protein, unknown function (overlaps_old_locusTagID:BBM_I03330): protein MYNITLPLISLLNVHVIESISKWNFSYNPFKILSSFKYTATEDEILIGFHVDDCEYCQEMKTLLRRLELEEGIRVHILDASMPKNLKLLKRLDNGKCGGLPFYYNVKTNRYICGATAYENLLVWATNGVNKTHMPPRNSEIEEHKKYRSLGLMCRLIRWLNESLDVDVKK, encoded by the exons atgtataacatAACATTGCCATTAATATCACTATTAAATGTGCATGTTATTGAGTCTATTAGTAAATGGAATTTTAGCTATAATccttttaaaattttatcaagttttaaatatacaGCCACTGaagatgaaattttgattggATTCCATGTCGATGATTGCGAATATTGTCAA GAAATGAAGACACTATTGCGACGACTAGAACTGGAGGAGGGAATCAGAGTCCATATTTTAGACGCTAGTATGCCAAAAAACTTGAAG TTATTAAAGAGACTAGATAATGGAAAATGTGGAGGTCTGCCTTTTTATTACAACGTAAAAACTAACCGCTATATTTGTGGAGCTACTGCttatgaaaatttactCGTTTGGGCAACAAATGGTGTTAATAA AACGCACATGCCCCCAAGAAATAGCGAGATTGAAGaacacaaaaaatatcgcaGTTTG GGACTAATGTGTAGATTGATCAGGTGGTTAAATGAGAGTTTGGATGTGGACgtaaaaaaataa
- a CDS encoding ESCRT-II complex subunit VPS22 (overlaps_old_locusTagID:BBM_I03310) has translation MSGVGISRVLKRGGDVDRFKILSAKLTKESEQNVESMVSDFCYSFQKFIGKYSSQINSNPQLYDAITTICQNLDIDLSSYNGNEIHKNMSNRIGEKIVQICAKLRTQNGGLLDVEHCVWLMKPRYPNITVKDIIRSVQQLSILGAIDLLTIGHRTVISTNCQINDDENQCLSLINSAVYTSLKKFSGIKVSDLVSKLNWNNYRAESCLKLLVAKGILWVDHNTFGKSFDKSNDLQSNSDLFFSRAEYLDNMTFYALF, from the coding sequence aTGAGTGGCGTTGGTATATCAAGAGTGTTGAAAAGGGGGGGTGATGTTGATAGATTTAAAATACTTAGTGCAAAATTAACTAAGGAAAGTGAACAAAATGTTGAATCTATGGTTTCTGATTTTTGTTATTCCtttcaaaaattcattGGCAAATACTCCAGTCAAATAAATAGCAATCCACAGTTATACGATGCAATTACCACcatatgtcaaaatttaGACATAGACCTTAGTTCTTATAATGGAAATgaaatacataaaaacaTGTCCAATAGGATTGGTGAAAAGATAGTGCAAATTTGTGCAAAGTTGAGAACACAAAACGGTGGTTTATTAGATGTTGAGCATTGCGTGTGGTTGATGAAACCCAGATACCCTAACATCACAGTTAAGGATATTATTCGATCTGTGCAGCAACTATCAATACTTGGGgcaattgatttattaactATTGGCCATAGAACTGTTATTAGCACCAATTGCCAAATCaatgatgatgaaaatCAGTGCTTATCTTTAATAAATAGTGCCGTTTATACTAGTTTAAAGAAATTTAGTGGAATAAAAGTTAGTGATTTGGTAAGCAAATTAAATTGGAATAACTATAGGGCTGAATCATGCTTGAAATTGTTAGTTGCTAAGGGTATTTTATGGGTTGATCACAACACATTTGGCAAATCATTTGACaaatcaaatgatttgCAATCGAACAGtgatttattttttagcaGAGCAGAGTATCTCGATAACATGACATTCTATGCACTATTCTAA
- a CDS encoding apicoplast TIC22 protein (TIC22) (overlaps_old_locusTagID:BBM_I03325) → MSLMFFLTTLGLLDIICLSVTAIKYNGHFTFTKNPIAGKLSCVPVFSVVQESGHPLILSSGSGYFTLSFSNPYDAISLLTELIQSRSNDDKSNLWKIKASTLDTWISKMKDDKKFCLKHKLIHSSFGTKLKNTNEFEVYYCNGLTLDGKMLIFFDISDLESEIKRCPKQNRRDELKNNIQSTCLIELITNDSNNLENYSFVPSKRALEYLTSRRI, encoded by the coding sequence ATGTCACTGATGTTCTTTCTCACAACATTGGGTTTGTTAGACATAATTTGCTTAAGTGTTACGGCCATCAAATATAATGGTCACTTTACATTCACAAAAAATCCAATTGCAGGAAAACTATCCTGTGTCCCTGTATTTTCAGTCGTACAGGAATCTGGTCATCCACTAATCCTATCCAGCGGCAGCGGGTACTTTACCCTTTCCTTCTCCAATCCATACGATGCCATATCTCTATTAACCGAGTTAATCCAGTCGCGATccaatgatgataaatctaACTTATGGAAGATTAAAGCCTCGACCTTAGATACCTGGATATCTAAGATGAAGGATGATAAAAAGTTCTGTTTAAAACACAAACTAATCCACTCATCATTCGGTACTAAGCTCAAGAATACGAATGAATTTGAAgtttattattgtaatgGACTGACACTGGACGGGAagatgttaattttttttgacaTCAGTGACCTAGAAAGTGAGATTAAACGTTGTCCCAAACAAAACAGAAGGGATGAgctaaaaaataatatacaatctaCATGTCTCATTGAACTAATCACCAATGACTCAAATAACCttgaaaattattcatttgtACCTTCCAAGCGTGCTCTGGAGTATTTGACCTCCAGAAGAATTtag
- a CDS encoding mitochondrial ribosomal protein L16 precursor, putative (overlaps_old_locusTagID:BBM_I03305), which translates to MPPIFYKQPIPVNIKAPKGRIVPLQAPQIHLGKSLVALTAHRISSTALTNLRMALKRYLGKKNEFLVHCHATYPVTKKPDGIKMGQGKGAIKDHVARIPAGFVIARIPQISPFMTQKSIYVALQRVTSLLPIPCQFRSQQNNFPSQSLAKITMLKDQIDLRRSLEWKRKHLSI; encoded by the exons ATGCCCCCTATCTTTTACAAGCAGCCAATACCGGTGAACATAAAAGCTCCAAAAGGGCGGATTGTACCTCTGCAAGCACCGCAAATTCACTTAGGCAAGTCTTTAGTGGCTCTAACGGCACATCGCATCAGTTCAACTGCACTTACAAATCTCCGAATGGCATTAAAACGTTATCTGGGTAAAAAAAACGAATTTTTAGTTCATTGTCATGCCACGTATCCTGTCACTAAGAAGCCAGATGGGATTAAAATGGGCCAAGGAAAGGGTGCTATTAAGGATCATGTTGCACGAATACCTGCTG GGTTTGTCATCGCTAGAATTCCACAAATTAGCCCTTTTATGACTCAAAAATCGATTTATGTGGCACTACAGCGTGTAACATCATTACTACCCATCCCTTGTCAATTTAGAAGTCAACAAAACAACTTCCCTTCACAATCTCTTGCTAAGATAACTATGCTTAAGGATCAAATTGATCTCAGGCGTAGTTTGGAGTGGAAAAGGAAACATTTAAgtatttaa
- a CDS encoding phosphatidate cytidylyltransferase (overlaps_old_locusTagID:BBM_I03300), protein MAIRNLFTRFHSMSEPEWCELKVRSIWTLLLISSCFVLLLAGHFYFSILIIILTVRVYLEFLWVALPQNRYKRIEPNLYSDATPSKSDEAFQTDSALSSSSPSKCYRFAEIKKSSSNFPSSSTIDTSAGGVKPEFDIPDELQNIMLPLPLHIYLLSTSIIAMGIPWIVPRLDITDSRLYKILSFIMSYYPLLLFSAALLALVMFVLSLKKNRLRRQFLSLTITIATLVYVVPQSLMSISNIYMGMVWFVIPATCVVSNDVAAYTFGKLFGRTSIISVSPKKTVEGFIGGAIVTTLWSIILPTLLLKYKAFTCKVNTISIIPFEWLWTLDCESDPVYKPQIFELPLLLQLFFGEKSFTIHPIAIHSFAIGIFSSFISPFGGFFVSGLKRALKIKDFPGCIPGHGGITDRFDCQIITSSFTFFYIKTMTRMPTPSVESIIRKALLLSDEDRLRLISELHKVSFG, encoded by the coding sequence ATGGCAATTCGAAACTTATTTACTCGATTCCACTCTATGAGTGAACCGGAATGGTGTGAGTTGAAGGTTAGGTCCATTTGGACCTTACTACTGATTTCTTCATGCTTCGTGCTGTTGTTGGCGGGGCACTTTTACTTTTCCATCTTAATCATCATCCTTACTGTACGAGTCTACCTGGAATTCCTATGGGTAGCCCTTCCACAAAACAGATACAAGAGAATCGAACCTAATTTGTACAGTGATGCCACACCTAGTAAAAGCGATGAAGCTTTTCAGACAGACTCAGCACTTTCATCATCTTCCCCTTCAAAATGTTATAGGTTTGCAGAAATAAAGAAAAGTTCATCCAACTTCCCCTCCTCTTCAACAATTGATACTAGTGCTGGTGGCGTTAAACCAGAATTTGATATCCCGGATGAACTGCAAAATATAATGCTACCGCTGCCACTCCACATTTACCTACTTTCTACATCTATTATCGCAATGGGCATTCCTTGGATTGTACCCAGATTGGATATCACAGATTCTAGGTTGTACAAGATACtatcatttataatgtCATATTACCCACTGTTACTATTCTCTGCTGCACTATTGGCATTGGTAATGTTTGTCCTTTCGCTCAAGAAGAACAGACTTAGACGCCAATTTTTATCTCTAACTATTACAATTGCTACTCTGGTATATGTGGTGCCACAGTCGCTAATGTCAATTTCGAATATTTACATGGGGATGGTTTGGTTCGTAATACCGGCAACATGCGTTGTGTCTAATGATGTTGCCGCATATACATTTGGGAAATTGTTTGGAAGGACTTCGATTATTAGCGTCTCGCCCAAAAAGACGGTGGAGGGTTTTATTGGCGGAGCCATAGTTACCACATTATGGAGCATAATCTTACCCACTTTACTACTAAAATACAAGGCTTTCACATGTAAAGTTAACACGATTTCGATCATCCCCTTTGAGTGGCTTTGGACTTTGGATTGTGAATCTGATCCCGTATATAAGCCGCAGATCTTTGAATTACCACTACTTCTGCAACTATTTTTTGGCGAAAAATCTTTCACAATACACCCAATTGCAATACATTCCTTTGCTATAGGCATATTTTCCTCCTTTATTTCCCCTTTTGGGGGGTTCTTCGTTTCGGGGCTAAAGCGTGCATTGAAGATTAAGGATTTCCCCGGTTGTATCCCTGGCCATGGCGGCATTACAGACCGTTTTGACTGCCAGATCATCACTAGCtcatttacatttttttacattaaaaCGATGACCAGGATGCCAACTCCATCAGTGGAATCAATAATTCGCAAGGCGCTGCTACTCTCTGATGAGGATAGACTGAGGCTCATAAGTGAGCTACACAAGGTATCTTTTGGTTGA
- a CDS encoding PUA domain protein (overlaps_old_locusTagID:BBM_I03315), producing the protein MKINAEDVSSQNQIKSSAQRAIKSAILSQFPRLEPVINDIFSKKPPLIIAKCPDHISLVVKDGLTLFFQQRDGPWVPSLRLIHKYPTMLPKMQVDSGALKFVLRGSNIMCPGLTSPGGRMEEVEAGVIVQIIIENRENACAVGKTIMSTREIIEKNKDVCIENLHYLNDGLWNLSL; encoded by the exons atgaaaataaatgcCGAAGATGTATCTTCTCAAAACCAAATCAAGTCTTCAGCGCAAAGAGCAATAAAATCAGCA ATTTTATCACAATTCCCGCGCCTAGAACCCGTGATAAACGACattttttccaaaaaaCCACCTCTTATCATTGCTAAATG CCCAGACCACATTTCACTGGTAGTAAAGGATGGTTTGACACTATTCTTTCAACAAAGAGATGGCCCATGGGTGCCTTCTTTGCGTCTAATCCACAAGT ATCCTACAATGCTGCCCAAAATGCAGGTAGATTCCGGGGCACTCAAATTTGTGCTACGCGGATCAAATATCATGTGCCCAGGATTAACTTCCCCTGGGGGTAGAATGGAGGAGGTTGAGGCAGGGgtaattgtacaaattatcattgaAAATCGAGAAAATGCATGCGCAGTAGGCAAGACCATAATGTCGACACGGGAAAT TATTGAAAAGAACAAGGATGTATGTATTGAGAATTTGCATTATCTGAACGATGGGCTTTGGAATTTATCACTGTGA
- a CDS encoding ferredoxin (overlaps_old_locusTagID:BBM_I03290) produces MTYVVYGGSIYLIFLVILHIINCNVVLSHRRTSYAFITSRSIQLQTNNIKSCHKVTFVTPKGKKIVYCEEDEYVLDSAEAAGLDLPYSCRGGSCSTCNCMLTDGNMSNEDQSYLTDEELRKGYRLICTAYPHSDCTVITHKEDELHKLRGESS; encoded by the exons ATGACATACGTGGTATATGGTGGCTCAATCTATCTAATTTTCCTTGTAATTTTACACATCATCAATTGTAACGTAGTGTTATCGCACAGACGTACTAGCTATGCTTTTATAACTTCCAGATCCATACAGTTGCAAACAAATAACATAAAATCATGCCACAAAGTTACATTTGTGACCCCAAAGG gaaaaaaaattgtatattgcGAAGAAGACGAATATGTTCTTGATTCTGCAGAAGCTGCAGGGCTGGACCTGCCTTATAGTTGCAGGGGAGGTAGCTGCTCTACTTGCAACT GCATGCTAACCGATGGCAACATGTCTAACGAAGATCAAAGCTACTTGACCGATGAGGAGCTTAGGAAAGGCTATCGCTTAATTTGTACCGCGTATCCTCACTCCGATTGCACAGTCATCACGCACAAGGAGGATGAATTACACAAACTTAGGGGGGAATCctcataa
- a CDS encoding small subunit ribosomal protein S15e (overlaps_old_locusTagID:BBM_I03285): MPTETLSQLFRARQRRKLSKGVNRQAITLLKKLRVAKKNCPYGEKPTPVKTHLRNMIVVPEMIGSIVAVYNGKSFINVEIKPEMIGYYLGEFSITYKPVKHGKPGIGATHSSRFIPLK; the protein is encoded by the exons ATGCCTACTGAGACTCTGTCTCAGCTATTCCGTGCACGTCAAAGACGCAAGTTATCGAAGG GCGTAAACAGACAGGCTATCACATTGCTTAAGAAGTTGAGGGTGGCGAAGAAGAATTGCCCTTATGGTGAAAAGCCAACCCCGGTAAAGACCCATTTGAGAAATATGATCGTTGTTCCTGAAATGATAGGGTCTATCGTGGCTGTCTACAATGGCAAAAGCTTTATCAATGTGGAAATTAAG CCTGAAATGATTGGATACTATCTGGGAGAGTTTTCCATCACCTACAAGCCAGTTAAGCACGGCAAGCCTGGGATTGGAGCTACTCACTCTTCCAGATTTATCCCGCtcaagtaa